The genomic DNA TAACACTactgctgcagctctacatTTCCCCCACCCTCAGTAGAAATCTTTAAAATTCCCATTTGTCGGAAAGGTCGTTTACTGTCTTGTCAAATACTTCACGCGAGAAGTGTTTCCTGTAGCTGCAGCAGCAAGTAGGCCAACAAGTTAAGTCAAGCTCTAGTCTAGTAACAGCGTACATATTCACCCACACAACATTACTTCTGACAAACGATGCCCTGCAGCTAGCGAATTATTATTAGATTAGGAGAAGTATGCcactttaacaaaacaaaaattagtTGATCGTTTGCCAACAAAATGACACGCCAAACAAGACTTTAGCTAGGCTACATCTCATCTAATTATCGATGGATAACCACAGAAAGGCGTTTGAACTGTCTTGATGGGATAGAGGATTAATTGAACGTTTTGAGTCACCAATACATAGAGCCAGGAAATGTCATTACTCTATGGCTAACGACGTTAGCTTTCGTGTTTCATCATGTTGAACattaagtagctagctagttaacaaaTGCCACTAGACAACAACGTGTCTTTCAGCGCCATAATATTTTCCTTTGGTTACAATACATTTCTGACACTAATATTTTAACGGTAACCCACTAGCCGGCCAGCCAATGTCACCATCCTACACCAACTATCGATAGATACCTCGTTTAGTAAGCGAGTACCTACCACATACTGTAGGTTAGTCTAAATTAGTAACTAAATAAAGTAGACTAGCGTTAACTAGATATGTAACCTTAGATATATATCAGAATTAGCTGGCTAGTTAAGAGCACAATTACAAGTTGTTTGCAATGGCATAAAGCTCGGTAGCGCTTTTCTAAAGAAAAGACGTTCAACTAAACTAGTTTACTGGCTGTACTGCACTAGCAGGTGGTTAGGTCGTAGGTCTAGGCTACAAGTTCAAAGCAATCgattgaaattaaaacaaaccgtcgagtaaaaacagaaagctAGACATCCTACAAAACTTTGATTAGTATACAGCTAGCGAAAATAAAGGCAACTCAACTGCAAAATAAACTCATTTGCATTCACATTAATATGGGACAAGCTAGCTACCCTGGTCAATTTTAACACGTTTGATAATCGGGGCGTTCCCTTGCTCAGTAAATGACCGGAGAATAAATATGATCATCGTCCTTGCTTAGCAAGTtgtcatagctagctaacgttaatgtTACTTCCCAGTAAGGTAAAGGGGCAACTTTCTTTGGGCTAAAGTTGGTAataagcaagcaaacaaacaaactaaacacacgggcacacagaaACGCTACATTTCTGTACACGCAATTTCACTATTTCCAGCAACCATTAAGGCTCACAGAAACGCCCTCTGAAGTACAATTATAGTTTGTTAGCTAGCGTCAGCTTCCTCACGCTGCACCAACAGTGCTTTTCATGTTGGGCATTTCGCTTTTGATACTGCTGGGGAGAACTACATTCAGTTTCATCACATACGCATAGCTAAATAATGTTTTGAGCATGTTACAAATAATATGTAAATCAGTAGTTCCACAAGCAAAGCGATTAGTAAATAAATCCAATACAAatcaacaacagcagcagaactGATAACAGTAGTAACTCACCCCTCTCCACTGTCGCAACAACTGCACTGCATGCATTTCTGAGCATGCGCGCCAGACTCCGTAGCGCTAACGTGCTGTAATGCGGATATTCCGAAGCAGACTAGTTCTGAAACCAGAGACATATATATGTCTAAGTCTGAAACACACTGACAGGAGCCCGCTGATTTACTGTAGGGATAACTGACTGACAAGTTAAAATTTTAACAATACtacaaatacatacaatttTTGAATAGATATTCTGCATCTATTGCCTGAATCAAGCAATAATTATAAATTACCATCCAATGGAACTCCTACTgcatggaaaaagaaaagaaaaaggtggGAGTGTGGTTCAGTCTCTTCTGACGGAGTCGAGTATGATATACGGACAAAACTGTAGTGGATCATCTGGTGATTTGAGTTTCTAGATTATAATGGTCTGCCACGCTCTCTCCCAAGTTATATAATTAGTTAGCTATAATATataataggcctatatatatatatatatatatatatatatatatatatatatatatatatatatatatataatgtgttaaTTGATTAAATTTTGAGAAATGGTTTTGAGAGTGAGCTGTACAGCTTGCAGACCAAGTCCAAAATTTTTGTATGTAGCGTGTTGTGAAAAGGGTATACTGCCGCAAGTCCTGCCTGATGCGACTTCATTCGCGCGCAACAATGAAAGTGACAGTAAAAATACAGAAGTACCGAATAAATTATACTGATGCTGTAGGTCCTGGAACACGAGAAGGCCCTGATCCCCATTTAACCTGGAGCAAATTTGCACCCCTCTGTCACTCCATTAAAAGAGATAAAGCATATGGCCCACCAGTTTTTACgctgtacagaaacatctgtcTCTCAATGTGACTTGGCTTGTATGCAACTGATGCAGTCATCTAGAATTGTCCATGGACTGagctacataaaaaaaaacacagaggtttttgcttaaatatttatttgcaacaGAAGAGAAACTCTGGGGACAAATTAAGAATGCAAGAAATCAGCAAATAGGCAAGTTCAAGGGGTCACTCAACCAACCAACCACtcactgtgtatttgtatacaAATGGcaaatgttttataataaaattgCGGACAAAATATGTGTTCCAGagacaaaaaacataaacaatataCTAAACAGAATAAATCATGTAATTATTGCTTGTCCTCAGGTAAAGGTTATTCAGAGAGGCTGGAGATGGAAAGCAGAGTAACTTTTTTGGGTTATAGTGGAGCGGGAGTGGGATCCTAGTTAACTGTGGCTTTTGGGGGGGGAATTTGTGCTCTTCCTACCGAgtcatttcacacatttctgaCAAAAACAGCGCCCTCTCCGAGATCAGATCTCAGAGATCTGTATGATCTGCAGCCTTCTGTGTGCCTCAGTCTGCAGGAGCTCACTCCTCTTATTATAATTCCACACAATTTACGACACTATTCAGTTTACATGATGACACTGCCGTTCTTAAAGTATACTGAGTCCAACATCACAGGTCACATTTCAGAGATCTACAAGGCTGTTCAATGGCAAAGTTAACTTTCCTCAAACTTGATCAGGAACACAGATGAAATTGAACCTCAAATCTGGTTTTGATTACCAGCTGTGGCACTGTTGTTGTAACCTTGTACAAGGTTCATACTCTGAATTCAGTAGTTTTGATTCTAGTATTATTGTTTATTCCTTATGCACATTATTCAGTGTCTAGCTGAATGAAAGTACAACATGTAAAAATGCCCCCTGTtgtcactctgggtaagagtatctgctaaatgctgatgTAGTGCAGAGGTCAGACTACTGTCTCTAACCCTTAAAGGCTCATTCATACGCTCATTCATATGATtgcattttttgtaattttgtaaattATGTGTTTCTTAACACATTCGGTATTATACACTGGAGATTTGGAGAAGTGCATTTGGAAACacatatttgtgtttaattaattaatcatatgTCTCCATCCAGCTCGTTTTCCAGGGTGGCCGTTGGGGAGTCGATACTGTGTGGGTGTTCGAGGCTACCCATCAGTCATCCTGTACTCCACGCATCACATGAAGGAACAGATGAGAGGCTGGCAGTCCTCTGAGTATGGGAATACAGAGCACAGGCAGCATACAGGTTgagcacaggcagcacacagGCAGAGCACAGGTAGAGCACAGGCAGCACGCCAGCAGCACACAGGTATTGCACAGGCAGTGCACAGGCAGCACACAGGTAGAGCACAGGTAGCACAGCAGACATGGGGACTGAATGGTTTTCTGCATGGGAAACACAGAGCCACTGACAGGGCTGCTCTCTACTCCGCGATAGCTTACAGAAAACTACACTGGCTTGTGCTGGTTACATCCAAATAAACGCTTTTAATTTTTAAGGGATGTCTCATGAAATTCAGAAATGCAATATCAGAATTTTAGTAAAAAAGATTAAAGGCCTATTTTTTTGACATGTTGCAAATAAAGGTTTGTGTTAAAAGGGGTTATTGAATGACGTAATCAATACAACTATCGCCCTTTAAGTATACATTTCTATGAGATGTGTCCACTTAAGCATCTTTAAAAAGAGACTTCTTTTATTGAAGACTCGTATTTTTCTGCCCCAAAACAGCATTTTACTGGTAAttgtgctgtataaatgaataacatCAACAGGGGGCAGCAAAGTACCAATATTTCTACAAACTGCATTGCATGGCGTGTGCTTTTGCCTTCGCCTTACGTTCAGAAGGCTTTAAACCACGTTGGCAGGTCAGAAAGAACTGcccatatttataattatagaactattaattttaatgattaaCGCCTATGTTTAACGCCTGTGTTTTGAGATGTATGTATCTCAAATGAGAAAAGTGAAactagcaaaaataaaaacttcggATATAAGCCAAGATGTCCAGTTTAACATGGGAATatcttttcaaaagaaattGTTTCAAACAAAATATGACATCTTCCATATTgttatgtatttcttttttgcagatttatttttgatataataataatgcgCAAAATATAGGGACACCTTAAAGTACACTGCTGTAGGTGTTCCCGAGTTCTTTGCATTATTAGGGCTAGATACAGCGCGAGAATCACAAGTAaatttgcaacaacaaaaaataaaaaaaggtttacatAACAATatggaaaatgtaataatttgattgattaatattcataaatatcaaTCAAAACCCGAACTTGAATTCTTTCCAGAGGTGACAGACAGAAACATGCCATACTAAATATTTCTTGCTGACATCAACGTTGCACCAAAATGGGCAGTTCCATTTTGGAGCTGGTCCCAGTTTACGGGGAAAAGGTATCTTACACCTACCTTGAATGTATTTAACCTTTCGGGGAAAAGCTTCTTCTACAAAATATAACCAGCTACTATTATGCTTGCGTTAAACGCGAAATTAAACGTAGATTTGTTGGTTTGCCTGATACCTATACAGCCAGTAAAGCTCAAGGCGTCACATGGCGTGATGTTTTAGTTTGGGACGGCCCAGGTATATAAAGAAGACGGAGAGGATGCTCACACCCCCATTAGACGGCAAGATGAGTTACGGATCAGAATACTACAGTGCTTCTTCCTACAGGAAGGTTTTCGGGGACTCCCCTCGCTTCTCGTCCTCTAAAATGAGTAACCCCGCTTCCTCGCGGAATTCTTACTCTTCCGGCGGGTATAGGTCCCAGTCTCTCTCCCGCATGAACACCTCTTCTCTGGGCTCTTCCCGGAGGCCTGGGCGCTCTTCGTTCTCGTCGTTTCCGAGCGACACCGTTGATTTTGCCCAAACCTCACTTCTCAACAATGAATTCAAAACCGTTCGAACAAATGAGAAGGAGCAGATGCAAGGGCTCAATGACCGCTTTGCTATGTTCATCGAGAAGGTGCGCAATCTTGAGCAACAGAACAAAGTCCTGGAGACCGAGCTGGTGGCTCTGCGCGGGAGGCAGAACGAACCGTCTCGCATTGCTGACATGTACCAGCAGGAGCTCCGGGATCTACGCTCCCAAATGGAGGCGTTAAATAACGAAAAGTCTCAGATTCTAGTCGAGCGGGACAACGTCGAAGAAGAGCTGCAGAAACTAAGAGCCAAATATGAAGACGAGATAAGGGCTCGAGAAGACGCCGAGCAAACCCTGAAGGCTTTCAAGAAGGACGTGGACGACGCCACGGTAGTCCGACTGGACCTGGAGAGGAAAGTAGAATCTCTCCTGGATGAGATATCTTTCTTAAGGAAGGTGCACGACGAAGAGGTGACGGAGCTGATGAACATGTTGCATGCGAGCCAGGTGTCGGTTGAGATGGAAGTAGCCAAACCCGATCTGACATCAGCCCTGAAGGAGATCCGAAGTCAGTACGAGTCGATGGCATCAAAGAACCTGGAGTCAGCGGAAGAGTGGTACAAATCCAAATTCGAAAATCTTAACGAGCAGGCGAGTAGGTCCAACGAAGCCATGCGAGCGAGCAGGGAGGAGATCAACGAATATAGGAGGCAGATGCAGTCCAGGACCATCGAAATCGAAAGCCTCAGGGGTACCAACGAATCTCTGGAACGGCAGCTCGGAGAGATGGAGGACCG from Anguilla rostrata isolate EN2019 chromosome 18, ASM1855537v3, whole genome shotgun sequence includes the following:
- the inaa gene encoding internexin neuronal intermediate filament protein, alpha a — its product is MLTPPLDGKMSYGSEYYSASSYRKVFGDSPRFSSSKMSNPASSRNSYSSGGYRSQSLSRMNTSSLGSSRRPGRSSFSSFPSDTVDFAQTSLLNNEFKTVRTNEKEQMQGLNDRFAMFIEKVRNLEQQNKVLETELVALRGRQNEPSRIADMYQQELRDLRSQMEALNNEKSQILVERDNVEEELQKLRAKYEDEIRAREDAEQTLKAFKKDVDDATVVRLDLERKVESLLDEISFLRKVHDEEVTELMNMLHASQVSVEMEVAKPDLTSALKEIRSQYESMASKNLESAEEWYKSKFENLNEQASRSNEAMRASREEINEYRRQMQSRTIEIESLRGTNESLERQLGEMEDRYNAEISGLQDTIGQLDNELRTTKGEMARHLREYQDLLNVKMALDIEIAAYRKLLEGEETRFNTGITFPTSNPGLNYSYQTRIYSGSSKGGKKEEKEEEAQGKFSKGGNPRETSDEAKKVEKSGSDSYSSSQKN